A stretch of DNA from Chloroflexota bacterium:
CCCGGGTCAACGTTGATCACAGCATTGGAAACGGGTGCAGCGACGGACCCCACCCTGGCAAGAGCCTCCGGGTTCCCCAGGATGCGGTCACGCAGGCTCCGCCCGTGTTTGGCAGCCCAATCTGCCTGAGCTTGCCACATCAATGACGGAAGGTCAATCGATAGAGGACATTCCACACGGCACGTTTCGCAGTGAAGGCACGTGTCCATTAATGGATTCTGGCCCAGGAGGAACGTGAAGAGGTGATCCCGGGGACTCCAGACAGCCCCATCCCGGGTCATGGAATGGTTAATGGGACACTGCCTCACGCAGGCCTTACAGCCTATACAGAGAAGCAGTTCCCTGAAGGTACTGGACAGCATCCGGCTTCTGCCGTTGTCGAGCAGGACAACGTGCACTGCTCTGTCCGGATGTCCGAGGTAGTCCGGCAGGCTGTCCATGCCGTCGCCGTTTCTCTGGCCGGGCTTGAGGTTCAGGAGCATGCTTTCCAGGCCGAATATCCCCATACACCCGGTTTGAAAGACAGCATCTTCCCTGCTCTTTACGATCTTGTCCAGCCCCACGATGAGGATGACGTGTCTGGCCTGTTCCAGGCTCTTCGATATATTGGAGGAATGCTGGAGGAAGAAGATCGAGCTGTCCTCCGCTGAGGCGGCGCTGACCCCCAGCAGAGCAACGCAGTCCTTCGTTGTTCCTTCGCCCTGGGATGTTGTCGGCCCGTTTGAGATTTCAAAGTTCCCCATGAGCCCTCTAGCCAGCAGATGAGGAAGGTCCCAATAATCTTCAATCCTGTTATCGAAGGAACCCAACCCGGCGTAGTAGGGCTCGCCGATTCGGAAACCAAGTTTCTCTAATCCTGGCTGCAACTCGTTGATGACGAGACTCGACCTGTTTATTACTATGTCCTTTGTTCCGGGGGCAATCCGGCTGATGTAGTTCACCGCTTCCGCACCATCACGCGCCCAGCGGCAGTCTGCGCCTTGAAACTTCGCGACGGCATCCTTGAACTGCTCCACGATGGACGCTTGTTCCATCAGGGAACTCTCGCGGATCTCTCTCAGGCGCGATTTGATGGATTTCAGGTCAAGCTCAGTGGTGTGACCCAGAAGGGCTTTCGAGAACTGGCGTCTCGCTCCCTTGCCAGATGGCTCCATCACCCGGATAGGTGGAATTCCGTCCATTGCAGATCTACCTCAAAGAGGGAGGAGGGGTTTGTGGTTTCGCCGTGCAGTCCGGCCCATTATACCACGCCGTCAACTGCATGTCTGAGAATGCCACCAAGCCGCTCAACGCTCCTGCAACCCGGTGCTGGACCGATCCCCCTGAAGAAGTTCCTCCGGCGTGGAGGATAGCGCGGTATGCCAATAGGTCTAACTCTAGAGGTGGCACAGCGATCTGAGCCAGGGCAGTTGAGGTGCTATAATCTCAGGGAGGTTTTCGAGGTACGAAGAAGTCCCGGCTGTTTGGAGGGCAATATGGCTGAAGACGAAAAGAGAGGGAAAAGGCCTTTGATTACAGTAACCAGGGGCGGCCCGTACAGAGTAACGAATCTGAAGCACTTTAGGGACTCCGCAGGGAATGACCTGCCGGTGAAGCCGGTTGTCCTGCTCTGCCGTTGTGGTGCTTCAAAGAACAAACCCTACTGCGACGGGTCTCATTCCAAGATCGGCTTTGTGGGGGAGAGAAACCCCGATAGAGTATGCGGCCAGGTAAACGAGTATGTGGGGAAGGACATCACT
This window harbors:
- a CDS encoding CDGSH iron-sulfur domain-containing protein; translation: MAEDEKRGKRPLITVTRGGPYRVTNLKHFRDSAGNDLPVKPVVLLCRCGASKNKPYCDGSHSKIGFVGERNPDRVCGQVNEYVGKDIT
- a CDS encoding anaerobic glycerol-3-phosphate dehydrogenase subunit C translates to MDGIPPIRVMEPSGKGARRQFSKALLGHTTELDLKSIKSRLREIRESSLMEQASIVEQFKDAVAKFQGADCRWARDGAEAVNYISRIAPGTKDIVINRSSLVINELQPGLEKLGFRIGEPYYAGLGSFDNRIEDYWDLPHLLARGLMGNFEISNGPTTSQGEGTTKDCVALLGVSAASAEDSSIFFLQHSSNISKSLEQARHVILIVGLDKIVKSREDAVFQTGCMGIFGLESMLLNLKPGQRNGDGMDSLPDYLGHPDRAVHVVLLDNGRSRMLSSTFRELLLCIGCKACVRQCPINHSMTRDGAVWSPRDHLFTFLLGQNPLMDTCLHCETCRVECPLSIDLPSLMWQAQADWAAKHGRSLRDRILGNPEALARVGSVAAPVSNAVINVDPGRTIIKAGLSLDARRQLPRFGRETFQHWFARQSGRSPKTAAHRKVACYVGCFANYYRPEVAQAMVRVLERNGVEVLIPRQKCCGMPMMANKNRRAFHRNAEYNIHSLAAMIADGCDIVATCPSCALMIKREYPGLCDSDMARLVSSHTYYVDEYLMHLKREGHLNSDMAEIAQSAFYHLPCHLKVQDSAGDSLELMHLIPGLSISRVNANCCGMAGYHGYKKEYSDLAMEIGGKLFTEIRMARADRVITSCAACQLQIEAGTGIKATHPVQMLEEAYGLKA